Within Phycodurus eques isolate BA_2022a chromosome 18, UOR_Pequ_1.1, whole genome shotgun sequence, the genomic segment ACGTAGACATCCCCGAGCGCTCAAGCGTATATCAATGTCACCTccatattggatgtggaaaAATGGAGCAATTGGTGAAGAAGATGTGTCAGTCATGTGTTGTGCTGAGCTGAAGCAACTGTTTTGCACTCAAAGCTTTATTATCTCATTTTTATAGATTTACTGCTCCCGAacgctttaaaaacatttaaactttttttaaaacacacttctTCAGTATTCCTTAGTGCccattctccaaataagaggcaaagcatgcttgcttcaagctgtttatttgttactCCCAGTTAGTTTCCTGTAACACTGACACATTAAACAATAGAATCTAACATTATATATTTGAACACCAAAGTGGTCAACCAAACCAAATCTGGTCTAATGAAAGTTTGCTAGCTTAATCCTAACATAATAATGTGAACTGCCATAGACTGGCTCACCGAAATTAGAATTGATGCCACAGTAATAAAAAACCTGCTAACAGCTGCTACTTTACAAGGTTTTCTTTCCCTGTTGACTTTGCCAATCTGCTGTGGTTTTGCTTGATATAGTAGGCAGGGACAGTGGgaatcattcatccattcatgcatGTCACAAATTAGATCTTGAGACATATGACTGCTATAAAAAcgattacagtggacccccagcGGATAAGGACCGGAAAATCGACGTCCGTTTTAATTGCATTGGAGGGGGGAAACATTCTCGAGTCGGTCAAGATGTATCACGTCAGCATGCTTCCTTGGCACCAATTACTGTATTGCGTTCCTGTTCAGATAGGGCTTTGGcagcatcttgtggtatctatcCTAGGCCATTTcagaaagaattaaaaaaaaaatggcaatggTGAAGTGTGTTTTTCAGCGAATACTGGAAAAACAACAGGCAAGCACAGGAAAACGTCCACACAGTagcccagatttgtgccttgaacctcagaactgtgaggcaaatgtgctaaccacgcCTCCACCGTGCTGCACGAGTCAAACAAACACCTGGAATACTTTCAAAGAATTCCCAACATTTCTTGTGGGACTTGGGTCCACTTTACGACCCTAATGCCTGTCACTCAAGTTTTACGATTTGACACGTACCAgctcattacacacacacacacacacacacacacacacacacacacacacacacacgcacacttacaTGTGTCTCCCTCTTCCAGGTCAGGCTTGTGTGAGCCTGAAGAACATTCCCAGCGTTTGACACGTGTCACTGGGAATACTGactagtgttgttttgttttcatttttggttCAGCCAACAGAGTGAGACCTCTCTCACTAACATTATATGCACGTTGCATATGGACAACAAATggactggtcactagccaatgTCAGGGCTCAtgtaatatataatacaaatctaaataagaataaataatcaaataaataaattcaataataatCACATGTAATAAAAGAATCAAGATTGGGTGCAATAATTTTGAGTTGATGACTTCATCACCCTTGATCCTCTTACGCTTATATTTCACAAGTAAGTGTTTACAAATAATAAGATGAATATTAGAGGTAACAGTCtatgcgcaacctacttccgcattcggcaaaacggATCTAAGCAATTCCTCCCGGTTCGGGAGAATGGCGTAGGGAGCTGTGAACAAGCAACCATAGGgactttaaatgtctttttatgtAACACAAGATATCACCACAGAGCGACCAACGATGATGGTGTTCGATGTGTATGATGatgatccattttctgagccgcttctcctcactagggtctcgggcgtgctggagcctatcccagctgtcatcgggcatgaggcggggtacactctgaaccggttgccagccaatcgcagggcacacataaaaaaacaaccattcgcactcacagtcacacctacgggcaatttagagtctccaatgaatgcatgtttttgggatgtgggaggaaaccggagtgcccgaagaaaacccacgcaggcacgcggagaacatgcaaactccacacaggcggggccggggattgaacccgggtcctcagaactgtgaggctgacgctctaaccagtcggccgctgtgtatgatttatttattaattaatgtatttatttatttattttagtcctTGTATATCTTTCTATCCATTCGTctttgcttcccccccccccactgtttCCTCATTGGGGGTGTTTGTTGTCTTTTCTCGCCTGTTCAGTGAAGcccttttgtttttggttttgttttactaTCAAAGTTGCAATGCAAataaatgattgattgattgtttgcaGGGCTCCCATGACGAACGCGAGTGACTTCATGTCCACCAAAAGCACCATCATTCAACTGTGTCTGGAGCTCACCTCCACCGTCCAGAAGGTCAGTCAGCCAATTACCTCCCAGCACTTCCTGCTGTTTACACGCGCCACTTCCTGTTGTCGTCAAACGTCTTCATCTCGTCCTCTTCAAATTTTGTGACAAAGCTGGTTTGTCAACAAGATAGATAAATGGATAAATACTAGATAGATCGATCTAGAgcgttgccttgagatacaagtttaattcgtttTTGCATCGTGAGTAATTCATTGTGGCCCCTTCTGGTGTACGGAACGTGGCCACCGggcggcagtataatacagtcatgcagccaaacaaagaagagtttcactcaACTACTGTAAGAGACTCAGTAACTGCGGTAATATTCGccatttttcgcagaggatgaaaaatatatgcctgtgagtgttgttaaaatgtttgtCTATACCGTTGCTGCACCGCTTTTGTTCAAATGTCCGTTCCTTAAAGTGTTATAACACCACCAAATAGATGCTACTTTTGCTAGCCTATCTATGGCCTTTCCCATTCTGCTAGCATTAAGCGAACAGACGTTAtagcaaagttatgtggttgttttaaattgacaacatgtctttgttttatgttaaggTGCTTGTAATATAATCGCTTTgttttctgttcattttccacACTTGAATTGCTTTCAAGCGTCTTTTCTAATCCGAACAATGTTCACACGAGCCTTTAATCTCTGTTGTGGTCGAAGTTTACGAAAGGCGTCCTTGCGTCagagttttttgtgttttgtcctCACAGGACTTCACCGTTTATCAGATGGAGGAGAAGAGTCTCGAAGTGGTCAgtcactctttttttcttcttccacctTTGATACCGGAGCACAAActgatacacacaaacacacgcgcagaCACACACGCTTCCTTTTCCTGGCCCTTGTTTATTCAGCTCAGGAACGTTGACTTCCTGTCTTAGATCACACTTCCTGTTGGACAGCCTTTTGTTCCCAGAATCCCGAGTGTTGTGTGTCTTTTCCTCTTCAAACTTCCAATAAGGTCTGGACAAACGTTTTGAACGGTCAATTtttagtagtactagtagtgaCAGTGTTGGTGGTAGTAGTACAGTGTGTGCCTTGAGAATCCGTGAcacactcataactcaaaagcATTTGCTTCTcaaatcattttttccccattgagatgaatggaaatgccattaagaTGTTCTAGCCTTCcccaaaagcatttttaaaaatgtgtttttaatgagaaaaaaaataacacgataatactgtactttataaaaacatacagtgatcATGTAAATAAAGAGAATGCAAATACATGTTTTGTCAcgctttttgcttcaattcaatggtcattgtgctgctcctactggtgtgcacaccttggccacctgggggcagtataatagacAGTAAAACAGACATACATAGAGCCTAGAGGAGGCGACACAACTCCTCAGCAATAGTATTAGTTTTTCgtagaggataaataatatagacctgtgagcattgttatattgtctgtctacgtgtgttgctccactgtttgtgttcaaatatccatcgcTTGAAGGATTATATTGCCGCCAGATATGCAAAGACAAAAATTGGACGAACGACTGCTCGTAACCCGAAAAACCCGTAAAagtcgagtcactcgtatctcaaggcaccgctgtaccgGTAAACTATGCTAGAAAAGCTAGAAGAAGCTAGGCCGTGCTAACTTTTAGCTTCTGTGTAAACTCTACACGCATGAGGATTTACCATCACTACGTTTAACATTTTCTGAACAGCTCGGGGAGAAAAACAATGACCCCTAACACCCTACACACCAGAGGATAATCACTCAAGATCATCTTTTGAGGCATCCCATAATCGggtctttgctgactttgatcggaaagGACGAAAAAATTATAAGTGTATACCCAGTTTTAGTTGTGCGAGGCTCACCTTGTTAGAGCTCGTCGCCAAGTTCAAGTCACAAACATGCTGTGAGGTGTACTTTTTTCTCAAGTGTTTCCTGCTTGTTTTGGTATTTCCTGTTGCTTGGTGTTTTTCTTAGGCTAAAGCATTCCTGTGTGTGCAGGCgcttgcttttgtgtttttatgtacgtgtgtgtttacgtgcatttgtgtttgtgcaagtgtgtgtgtgtgtgtgtgtgtgtgtttgtctatgagcatgtttgtgtgcatttgagtttgtgtgtgtgtgtgcgtgcatgtgtgtgtgtatacattcatgtttgtgtgtttgtttcagtCTCAAGCTCTGAACAGCCTGTGCGAGAAGACAGCCCGGGTGACCTCCGACCTGTCCAAGAGTGAAGTGTCGTGTGTGGAGGAGGTTCACATCCCCAACATCAAGCCCGGAGAGGGCCTGGTGAGATCTGCTTGAGTTTGGCGGCCTCAAGTGGCGAGCTTGTAGGTTGCACGCAGCCCTAACAAAGTGTGCGTTGCCTTGTAGGGCATCTACATCAAGTCCACCTACGACGGGCTTCACGTCGTCACAGGAACCACAGAAAACGTAAATCACGTTCTtgtcataacttttttttttctttttttttttttttaaacaacagacAATGAAACACGTAAGACTAGGTTTTTCAGTGTTGAAATAAAAAGAATCCTGATCATAGGACTGGCATGTTAAGACATACTCATGAAATGTGTCCTCTGCTTTGAAGCCATCACAGTATAGTGAAACTTTTCCACATAAGCTTACCTCAcggaataaaatacaaaacctTTTCCTGTCTGTATGCATTCTGTTAATTTTGCTGTTCTAACCCCACCTCGCTATCTTGTGACAATAGCTTTGTGGTCACATAATGGAATTTAATTACATCTGCAAATTTTAAATCGTTTTGACTAGAGGTACAACAATTCATCGATTTATCGACAACTTATCAATTATtacattaatcaacaactattttgataatcgattattCGTTTAGAGAAATTgtttaacttgaaattgtccgaattctcggaatttcagcctctcaactgtAAATATTATCCGATTTGTTTAGTCCGCTATACAAGCACGCTGATATATTTGGATTGAATCAAAATGCGACccttgcaaacatctgcttttacgtTGGGAAAGTATGATGCTGATTGTCTGACGCGTTACCGACCAAACCAGTAACAGAAtcatattcatttatatttagtcatttatttatattgtgtatATTGTGTTTCCCTCAACTATATTTCAGTTCCCTGTAAAGAGCCAACCTTCTGTTTTACAATATCCTGGTTCATTCCAATTTATTCCCATAAACTCTAGTCCCCCGCAGATAAGACCAAGAGGATCCACGCCGGAGACGAGGTGATCCGAGTCAACGAGCAGACGGTGGTGAGTGACGCCGACCGCGAGACGTCTCCTCCGGTAAATCCACGCCCCCTCACCGGCGCGCTGCGCTGTGATTGGTCCAGGTGGGTTGGCAGCTGAAGCACCTGGTGGCCAAGTTGAGGGCGGAGTCAGGAAGCGTGCGTCTGATGCTGAAGAAGAGGCCGTCTGGAACGACCGGCGCTTTTGCTCCGCCGCCGCTCAAGAACATGCGTTGGAGACCCTCCCTCGTTCAGGTCAgctgcacattttttattatggACCAAATTAAGAGatttcaaataataatcaaaacacattaaaaacatgaaatgtatcactttaaaatgtgaaattgtgaCATTTCTCATGTTAAAACTTCAAACTTATCACATCACATCATACTGAACTTATCATGCTAGCACATGCAATTTATCACGTTAAAAAGTGAATCTTATCACATTAAACTTTATCATGTAACGGCATACTGAACTTACCACGGTAAAACATGAGTTCTATCCCATTAAAAtaagtacacaaaaaaaatacagaacttttttttttttttttttttctcctccaggTGTGGCAGCAATACGTTTTGATAATGACACCAAATTGAAACAGAATAAGCTGTGTCTTGTGCCAGTTAATATCCATGAAGATTGCATTCCCCCAAAATTTCCACACGGTGGTGTTTTCTTCGCATTATTGAAACTTTCTCGAATGTACACTTCCGGTATGATGTCACAGTATGATATAATGATGTCATAGTGTGACATAATGTATATAAACATGCTGCTGCTCACTGCCTTGTTTCCATGGTGACGTGGCAGGCATCATCAGGCCTCCCCAGATGGCGTCATCCTTCGGACACCGCTGCGCATGGCAACAAGGCGGCCATTTTGGATCTGTACATCCCTCCTCCTCCCGGTGCCCCATATTCGCCTTTGTCAGTGGCCCACTTTCAGATTTCGGCTTCCTTCTCCTCTCGTCACTTACCCACAATGCATTTCTTTGTCTTCACTCAGTGAGGCGAGTGAGAGCGTGAAGGCAAGGCCCAGGTCTCCCAACTCGTCTCTGGATGCCGATGTGTGCGTCGCCAGTCGCGGTGGAGCCACCAGAATCGGCGCCAACAATGCTCCGCAAATCCAGCGGCCCATCCCGGTCCCAGTTCCGGTcccggtccctgtacgactccGACAGCGTCCCAGTGTAGGCGGTAAGAGTGCACACACACCCTTATTGGCATCCACTTCTTAATGGCTGTATTGGGAATCAATCCCTTATTCCTTCATCACTGTATATGATTTTTTAGTGGTCTTTTTAGTCTACTACTGTATATCGTCCACTTTAAGAAAATCCctgtacagtgatgccttgagatacaaacgTCCCCACTTGAGCGTTTTCAGAGATACATGCTGTCGTTCggctgattgatttttttttttttttttacatttatttatttatttatttttatttttcggGCTTTGACTAGCGAATCAAAACTTAAGATACGAGCACTGTACGGTGgcaatgaactcaactcagctcacttcacagcaagcagcagtttggcagatagtcaaCAACtgttcaaaaaagaggcttcaatctgtttaatgccactcccagtcaaagtttactctaaaactaaacataaaacaaagacaagtaCACCTTTAAAACAACTAAACAACTGCCTACAGAAAGGCCCCACaagcttaatgttaacatacactggaaaatgccattgacaggcTAACGATTAGCATCTATTTGACACTTCACGAATATTCGATCATAAATGGTGGGGCCacgcatgtagacagacaatataacaatactcacaggcatatattctttatcctttgcaaatAACGATTAATATTACTTCTGTTTACTGAGGAGCTGTACTCGAcagtatatctgtatgtctgtattgtattgcccccaggtggccatcatgtgcacaccaaaaggagcggcgcaatgtccattgaactgaagcaaaaattgcagcaaaaactgtttaattctgtcattgctgtatgtttttaaaaagtgcaatattatagagtgctatttttcttcataaagaacacattacaaaaattttggggggggggctggagcGGGTTAATGGAATGTcgattcatttcaaaggggaaaaaagtgttttggaatCATTCAGTCGTTCCCAACTCCCAAATCACAACAAGATTTCTAGTGGACTTTATTTAGTCCACTATATAGTGGACTACATCAAACATGAATAATGGTTGTGGTCTCTGTGGGTGCAGGTAAACCTCGTCCCGTGTCCATGCCGGCTGAGGTTCTCTCAGGCGTGTCTTGCCAGCGCGGGACTCCAGGATGGAAAGGTAAGCGAGCGCATTTTGGAGCCACTGCGAACTTTCTCAAAGCCGCCGCTGGTCAGTCAAAGACGGGTGAATTCAAGCAGATGCCTGCCTCGAGGGACTGGGAGACGAATCCATTTGATCCATTAAAATGTGGTTTATTTGTCAGTATCTGCAATGGCAAGTAATGCCATTGCgtttcaaattggatttttgtggggggaaaaaactttcaTTTGAGGCCATATTTGACTGTTGGCGGCCCAGGAGGCAGACGTCTTCACCGCTACCTGAGCAACGAGGGCATCAGCAGCATCaccgaggaggacgaggagcagCGCTTCCCGCTGCCGTACCGGCGACACCCGGCGGTTCGCGGGGTGGACCACATCCGAGGCAGCCAGTGCTTCATCAGCGCCGAGCTGCACGACAGCTCCACCATCCCCTACCAGGAAGTCGCGTCCAAGAAAACCGCCTCCGCGAAGGCCGGCGGCACCGCGGAGGCGGCCGCCGCCGCTTCTCCGCCCGCCGGCAAACAGTCGACGTCGCTGCTTGGAGGTTGGCTGGCTCGCCTCAGGCTGCTCAGCCACTGACCGCAGgctttgattgacagctcaAAGGCATCAGTTTGAGGCTTTCAGTCTTTTGTGAAGCACAAGTGAGCCTCACAACCTCAAGACTTCAAGTCATCACTGAAGTgctttctaaatacattaaccCTCCGTTATCCGCACGGGACAGTGACAGAATCTTGCCGCAAATAGCCGAATATCTCCGAAAAGGTTTGTAATtccctatagatgccacaagatggcggcaaagcactacttttgtctaaatgaaactcctcaactcactacCACCTAAGTAGTTCTTGGCACCAAAATGACAGCGATGCACtagttttatttaaatgaagCTCATCAATTCACTAAcgcatagttccttggcaccaagaaaacaccaaagtaatatttttattgcttggGCCTGCCTGAGCAAAAAACAGCGAATAAGTACGTTTTTTTGAGCAAATATTGAAGGCTAGGTTGCCCCAAAAAGATCCGAATGCCTTCACTGCAGTTCGTTGGCGCGATCTCGTAGCGTCTTGGTGCCACGGAACTATGTTGTCGTGAGTTGctgccatctcgtggcatctCGAGGCAATTAGAAACCTTTTTAGGGAGGGGTCAAACGCTTGAAAAAGGGGTTCAGTGCCTATCCCCgcctattatatatatttttttatcaattccTCTATTACCCACTGAAAACTCACCTGGTCACTGTTTTTGTCCTGTCTGAAATACCCTAAGATtgcacaagatggcgcctaaaGCCCTGTCTTCGTTTCCGATTTACACGGCAGGGTGCTGTCCCAACTGTACttttatcatatatatatatatcatggaATTTTGAAAGTagcaaatgtgtattttaataagaGAACCTGAGACAtttccttatatatatatatatatatatatatatatatacacacacacacacacacacacacacacacacctgcgattggctggcaaccagttcagggtgtaccccgcctcctgcccgatgatagttgggcataggcctccagcactcccgcgaccctagtgaggagaaacggctcagaaaatggatggatggatggatatatatatacatacactgttttacttttttgtcacattgttaCTCAGGACAAAGTTTATATGCACGAATGAACAATTCACAAACGTCACAAAACACTAGGGATTGCGCAAttggaacatttttaaaatcgacactaatgtgatgaaagtcactGTCGA encodes:
- the cnksr3 gene encoding LOW QUALITY PROTEIN: connector enhancer of kinase suppressor of ras 3 (The sequence of the model RefSeq protein was modified relative to this genomic sequence to represent the inferred CDS: deleted 1 base in 1 codon), whose product is MEAVSAWSPQQVLDWMTGLDDSLQQYLPAFRWQQVDGEKLLRMTHQELTTMGVVKVGHQELMLEAVDLLCALNYGVESENLKTLVGKMRLAYQNLSGAVSQRRKNPTYQSNSAHRPSNDFLTAVVELIAAAKSLLSWMDRAPMTNASDFMSTKSTIIQLCLELTSTVQKDFTVYQMEEKSLEVSQALNSLCEKTARVTSDLSKSEVSCVEEVHIPNIKPGEGLGIYIKSTYDGLHVVTGTTENSPADKTKRIHAGDEVIRVNEQTVVGWQLKHLVAKLRAESGSVRLMLKKRPSGTTGAFAPPPLKNMRWRPSLVQASSGLPRWRHPSDTAAHGNKAAILDLYIPPPPGAPYSPFEASESVKARPRSPNSSLDADVCVASRGGATRIGANNAPQIQRPIPVPVPVPVPVRLRQRPSVGGKPRPVSMPAEVLSGVSCQRGTPGWKGGRRLHRYLSNEGISSITEEDEEQRFPLPYRRHPAVRGVDHIRGSQCFISAELHDSSTIPYQEVASKKTASAKAGGTAEAAAAASPPAGKQSTSLLGGWLARLRLLSH